In the Desulfitobacterium hafniense DCB-2 genome, GTTTGGCCTGTGCGTTCAGCGAGAATGCGGTTCATACGTTCTTTGACCCGGAGTAAATGCTTGGCATGGATCTCGATCTCGGTAGCCTGGCCGGAGATTCCGCCGCCGCCGATTAAGGGCTGATGGATAAGGATCTCGGCATTGGGAAGAGCCTGGCGCTTGCCTTTAGCCCCGGCGGTTAAGAGGAAAGCTCCCATGCTGGCCGCCAAACCGACACAGATAGTATGGACGTCGGCGCGAATGTATTGCATGGTATCATAGATAGCCATCCCTGCGGAGATGGATCCTCCCGGGCTATTGATATATAAGAAAATATCCTTCTCAGGATCTTCCGCTTCCAGGAAAAGCATTTGGGCGACGACCAGATTGGCTACATCATCGGTAACCGGTCCCCCTAAGAAGATGATGCGATCTTTAAGCAGTCTTGAATAAATATCATAGGAACGCTCGCCACGATTGGTTTGTTCAATGACCATTGGCACTAAATAGCTCATTAAGAATCCTCCTTGTCTGTTCTTTAACCAGTAACTTGTCTGTTGTTAACTAGTAACCGTTAATTGTTCTCACTATATCCTTTCCCGATACTCTTATTTTAGTACAAAGGTCAATAAAGGTCAAATATAAATTAGCGACA is a window encoding:
- the clpP gene encoding ATP-dependent Clp endopeptidase proteolytic subunit ClpP; this translates as MSYLVPMVIEQTNRGERSYDIYSRLLKDRIIFLGGPVTDDVANLVVAQMLFLEAEDPEKDIFLYINSPGGSISAGMAIYDTMQYIRADVHTICVGLAASMGAFLLTAGAKGKRQALPNAEILIHQPLIGGGGISGQATEIEIHAKHLLRVKERMNRILAERTGQTIERIEADTDRDRYMTAEEAKEYGLIDEVLEKPNQPKK